In the Blautia coccoides genome, TGTCTGTATACAGAAATCAGATGGAGAAAATACATATGAAGAGGTTGACCACATGTCATTATTACAGGCACTTCTGCTTGGACTGGTGCAGGGAATCACAGAATTCCTTCCGGTGAGCAGTTCCGGGCATCTGGCTATTATGCAGAATCTATTAAACATCAATACCGATACAGGCGTGTTGTTCGATGTGATTTTACATTTGGGAACGCTGACTGCTATTTTTATCGCGTTCTGGAAAGACATTAAGAAGCTGATTCTGGACGGCTGTGGAATGATCTATGACATCATTCAGAATTGTAAGATATGGTCACATAACAGAAGGGAACACGATGCCAGACGTTATAAAAAAATCGTGTCCACCAATTACCGTAAATTTATCCTGCTTATTGTTGTCTCTACCATTCCTACCGCGGTTGTAGGTCTGCTTTTGCAGAATGTGGTGGTGACGGCCAGCGCCAATCTGCTGGCACCCGGGGTTGGACTATTTATCACAGGCATTCTGCTTTTGGTGGTGGATTTCTTCCCGGCAGGTAATAAGATTCCAAAAGACGTATCATTTTGGATCGCACTGGCTATCGGCTTTTTCCAGGGAATCGCAGTTTTCCCCGGAATTTCACGGTCCGGTATGACCATAGCAGCCTGCCTGCTCTGCGGTCTCAACAGAAAATTTGCAGTGAAATATTCATTTATCATGTCCATTCCGGCTGTATTGGGGGCTGCAGTCCTGGAACTTAAGGACATACCCGGCTCAGGAGTCACACTTCCTGTGTTTGGGGAATATCTGGCAGCAGCAGCTCTTGCAGGAGCAGCGGGGTACTTCTGTATCAAGACAATGCTGCGGCTTATACAGCGAAAGAAATTCCGGTATTTCAGTATTTACTGTTTTATTATGGGAATTGCTGCTGTAACGTGTAATTTTGTCCTGTAGGTACAGACCGCAGGAACTTTAAGGGGAGTCAAGAAAATGGCAGCGACGAAAAAAAACAACACAAGAAAAAAGACGGGCACCCGCTCTGGAAGCAGAAATAAGAAAAAACAGGACGAGGGTATCGGCCTGTATACTGAGATCATATTATGGATAACACTGGCAGGTTCTATCCTGCTGTTA is a window encoding:
- a CDS encoding undecaprenyl-diphosphate phosphatase translates to MSLLQALLLGLVQGITEFLPVSSSGHLAIMQNLLNINTDTGVLFDVILHLGTLTAIFIAFWKDIKKLILDGCGMIYDIIQNCKIWSHNRREHDARRYKKIVSTNYRKFILLIVVSTIPTAVVGLLLQNVVVTASANLLAPGVGLFITGILLLVVDFFPAGNKIPKDVSFWIALAIGFFQGIAVFPGISRSGMTIAACLLCGLNRKFAVKYSFIMSIPAVLGAAVLELKDIPGSGVTLPVFGEYLAAAALAGAAGYFCIKTMLRLIQRKKFRYFSIYCFIMGIAAVTCNFVL